The following proteins come from a genomic window of Chloroflexota bacterium:
- a CDS encoding LacI family transcriptional regulator — protein MTIKDVARHAGVSVATVSRALNRPSVVHPDTRVKVLQAIEELQYIPNSFARSLTTQRSGLIGLVVPEITNPFFSYVAQGCEEQLRNHQYGMVLCRTGLQGAGETGIYRLLRGRQVDGVILVSPPLSDRALPEFIQDTPVVYVDHDPSSASADVICIDNAGGGRLAAEHLIGQGHCHIAIVVGFPGTYAGAARLQGFREVVREHGLVLPTNYVEADGFNLTEGASAAERLMALDLHPTAIFASNDLLALGLLRGLQVLGWRVPDDVALVGFGDLPLCQFSTPSLTSVVVDKHELGRQAAELLVSRIESPSLAKRRVILPVHLAVRESSISRQVGRDF, from the coding sequence ATGACCATTAAAGATGTCGCTCGCCACGCCGGCGTTTCCGTAGCGACCGTTTCTCGCGCCCTGAATCGACCCTCGGTAGTTCATCCCGATACTCGAGTGAAGGTACTGCAAGCGATTGAAGAGCTGCAATACATTCCCAACTCCTTCGCCCGAAGCCTGACAACCCAACGCAGTGGCCTCATCGGGCTGGTTGTCCCTGAGATTACTAATCCCTTCTTTTCCTACGTGGCCCAAGGTTGCGAGGAACAGTTGCGAAATCACCAGTACGGTATGGTTCTCTGTAGAACCGGTTTGCAGGGGGCAGGGGAAACTGGAATTTATAGATTACTTCGTGGGCGCCAGGTAGATGGGGTAATCCTGGTCAGTCCCCCCCTGTCGGATAGGGCACTGCCTGAATTCATTCAGGATACACCAGTGGTTTATGTGGATCACGATCCCAGCTCAGCCAGCGCTGATGTTATCTGCATAGATAATGCTGGAGGAGGGCGGCTAGCTGCAGAGCATCTGATCGGGCAGGGGCACTGCCATATCGCCATTGTCGTTGGTTTCCCTGGCACCTACGCAGGCGCTGCCCGTCTCCAGGGTTTCCGAGAGGTTGTGCGTGAGCATGGCCTTGTTCTGCCTACGAATTATGTTGAAGCCGATGGCTTCAATCTGACAGAAGGGGCTTCAGCCGCTGAGCGCTTGATGGCACTCGATCTCCATCCAACGGCCATTTTCGCCAGCAACGACCTGCTCGCACTCGGACTCCTTCGAGGCTTGCAGGTACTCGGTTGGCGTGTGCCAGACGATGTAGCGCTCGTTGGGTTTGGCGATCTTCCCCTCTGCCAATTCTCCACCCCCTCTCTCACATCGGTCGTCGTTGACAAACATGAACTAGGGCGTCAAGCGGCAGAGTTATTAGTATCACGCATCGAATCACCGTCACTGGCAAAGCGTCGGGTAATCTTGCCAGTACATCTAGCTGTACGTGAATCAAGCATTTCTCGTCAAGTAGGTAGGGATTTCTGA
- a CDS encoding class II aldolase/adducin family protein, producing the protein MTLLLAKLRGEVALTALQMFRWGLVRGTSGNVSARDLKTGYVVITPSGRDYETITAEDVVVITASGEVVEGRWRPSNETPLHTVWYRERRDVHAVVHTHAPYAVALSMVCPELPAAMPEIIFKLGGSVPVAPYTTPDTEQLGLEALRIIGDRKGVILQNHGTVNIGETLDEALHGAVSLEDAAYIYYLALQVGKPFLLPPEEVCKLRGRAGYKD; encoded by the coding sequence ATGACCTTGTTGCTAGCCAAGTTACGCGGCGAAGTTGCGCTGACTGCACTGCAGATGTTCCGTTGGGGACTGGTCAGAGGAACATCCGGGAACGTCAGCGCGCGTGATCTTAAGACCGGTTACGTGGTAATTACCCCCTCGGGCCGTGACTATGAAACGATCACAGCTGAAGATGTAGTTGTCATCACTGCATCAGGCGAAGTCGTCGAGGGTCGTTGGCGGCCCTCCAACGAGACACCTCTGCACACGGTCTGGTATCGAGAGCGTCGGGATGTACATGCGGTCGTACACACGCACGCCCCCTATGCCGTAGCGCTCTCCATGGTGTGCCCCGAACTGCCTGCTGCAATGCCGGAAATCATTTTTAAACTGGGCGGCAGCGTGCCGGTCGCGCCTTACACAACACCTGACACCGAGCAACTGGGGCTGGAAGCGTTACGGATTATCGGAGACCGCAAGGGCGTCATCTTACAAAACCATGGCACGGTCAACATCGGTGAGACCTTAGATGAGGCCCTGCACGGCGCGGTCAGTTTGGAGGATGCAGCATACATCTATTATCTCGCCTTGCAGGTGGGAAAACCTTTCTTGCTCCCCCCAGAAGAAGTGTGCAAGCTCCGGGGGCGCGCTGGTTACAAGGACTGA
- a CDS encoding zinc-binding dehydrogenase — translation MLPKTMQAAMFYGPFDLRVEEIPVPHLGPRDVLIQVQATLTCGTDVKKYKRGYPLQTPPYMLGHETAGRIVAVGKEVNERFLQRRFEEGMRVVSTNLAPCNECHYCKIGWQNVCEHQVFISGAFAEYVLIPEQVARQNLLPIPNGLSYEEAALTEPLACVIHGIEESHIHPGDTVVINGAGPMGLLFVRLAKLQGARVIATDLSAIRLEFARRFGADEVVVVGEADDQVEAIRMLTDAGRGADVAIEAVGLPGVWEKTIKMARKGGLVNLFGGCAANTSITIDTKLLHYSALTIKGVFSYKPGHAVRALEMIRWGDVDAHAFVSGRVPLAHVEDALKRILEQDGIKYSIIPPQSELAV, via the coding sequence ATGTTGCCCAAGACTATGCAAGCGGCTATGTTCTACGGCCCGTTTGACCTGAGGGTGGAGGAGATTCCGGTCCCGCATCTGGGGCCACGCGACGTGCTCATCCAGGTGCAAGCGACGCTCACCTGCGGTACCGACGTAAAGAAATACAAGCGTGGTTATCCCTTACAGACACCGCCTTACATGCTTGGACACGAGACGGCAGGGAGAATCGTCGCTGTAGGGAAGGAAGTGAATGAGCGTTTCCTTCAACGACGTTTTGAGGAGGGGATGCGGGTTGTCTCGACAAACCTGGCCCCATGCAACGAGTGTCATTACTGTAAGATCGGCTGGCAGAACGTCTGTGAGCATCAGGTCTTCATCTCTGGTGCCTTTGCCGAGTATGTACTCATCCCAGAGCAGGTGGCGCGTCAGAATCTCCTACCCATCCCCAATGGCCTTTCCTACGAGGAAGCCGCCCTAACCGAACCTCTCGCCTGCGTGATTCATGGCATCGAGGAATCGCACATCCATCCTGGCGATACGGTTGTCATCAATGGCGCAGGACCGATGGGGCTTCTCTTCGTCCGGCTGGCGAAACTTCAGGGAGCCCGTGTCATCGCCACCGACCTGAGCGCAATTCGACTCGAATTTGCCCGGCGCTTCGGCGCTGACGAGGTGGTCGTAGTTGGCGAAGCGGACGATCAAGTGGAAGCCATCCGTATGCTGACGGACGCTGGGCGCGGGGCAGATGTTGCCATCGAGGCCGTTGGGCTGCCAGGGGTATGGGAGAAGACAATTAAGATGGCACGCAAGGGAGGCCTAGTCAACCTCTTCGGTGGCTGTGCTGCCAACACCAGCATCACCATAGATACGAAATTGCTCCACTATTCTGCTCTGACTATCAAGGGGGTCTTTTCCTATAAGCCTGGCCATGCGGTGCGGGCATTGGAGATGATCCGGTGGGGCGATGTGGATGCCCACGCCTTTGTCAGTGGCCGCGTGCCCCTGGCCCACGTTGAGGATGCTTTGAAGCGCATCCTGGAGCAAGATGGTATTAAGTATTCGATCATCCCACCCCAGTCCGAGCTAGCTGTGTGA
- a CDS encoding D-glycerate dehydrogenase, translated as MTRVLTILKHWGDADLEQRQVGTQGRVVSRSCTSHAELVAAVQSECDVLLANGTVPLDQEIFGASERLGRVICYDVGPLTWVDLDAATRYGVVVAQPRTRSQNAVAEYTLALIFTLARHLASAIAVGRAGGWPKEAREHLRGFELQGKVLGVVGLGRIGQLVAEKASGLGLRVVAHSPHTNQGESTVPLLSLPDLLRQADFVSLHARLLPDNHGLIGEAELRQMKPTALLVNTARGALVDEHALVHALREGWIAGAALDVLTDEPPLQDHPLLRMDNVIITPHVAWNTIEVCALENEDLKDELRRAVSGQVPLHCANPEAIGGRKEVRRTDNLK; from the coding sequence ATGACGAGGGTGTTGACGATCCTGAAACACTGGGGCGACGCGGACTTGGAACAGCGACAAGTGGGGACACAAGGCCGTGTTGTCTCTCGCTCTTGCACCAGCCACGCCGAGTTGGTCGCCGCCGTGCAATCGGAGTGTGACGTCCTGCTGGCCAACGGTACTGTCCCACTGGACCAGGAGATATTTGGGGCGAGCGAACGGCTAGGGCGTGTCATTTGCTATGACGTCGGCCCACTGACCTGGGTGGACCTGGACGCGGCGACCAGGTACGGTGTCGTCGTTGCTCAGCCGCGTACCCGGTCTCAGAACGCAGTTGCCGAATATACCCTGGCGCTCATCTTTACTCTGGCTCGCCATCTGGCTTCAGCGATAGCGGTTGGGCGGGCTGGGGGGTGGCCCAAAGAAGCACGAGAGCATCTGAGGGGGTTTGAGCTGCAAGGGAAAGTGTTGGGAGTCGTCGGCCTGGGGCGCATTGGACAGCTCGTGGCAGAAAAGGCGTCCGGCCTGGGATTGCGCGTGGTGGCTCACAGCCCGCATACCAATCAGGGCGAGAGCACGGTGCCGCTGCTGAGTTTGCCAGACTTGTTGCGACAGGCCGACTTCGTTTCCCTGCATGCGCGTTTGTTGCCCGACAATCATGGGTTGATTGGTGAGGCGGAGTTGCGCCAGATGAAGCCGACCGCATTGCTGGTGAACACAGCCCGTGGTGCGTTGGTGGATGAGCACGCCTTGGTGCATGCTTTACGGGAAGGATGGATCGCAGGAGCAGCGCTTGATGTGCTCACAGACGAGCCCCCACTGCAAGATCATCCGCTCCTGCGCATGGACAATGTCATCATTACTCCTCACGTGGCCTGGAATACTATCGAGGTGTGCGCGCTGGAGAATGAGGATCTAAAAGATGAGCTACGCCGAGCGGTAAGCGGTCAGGTTCCGCTCCACTGCGCCAACCCGGAAGCCATAGGGGGCCGAAAGGAGGTGAGGCGAACAGATAATTTGAAGTGA
- a CDS encoding sugar ABC transporter substrate-binding protein → MLKPARFLCSLGLILSLLLTSCSLVAPTTATPTPQKPPTVVRFASWQWGEPGFGDFYRAAAKAFEVANPAIHIEEYSLPVSQYFDKMLIEVQSGSPADLIMLRGANYLQYVSMGVLKPLDDYLAKTDILSRWDPAQTSVLKVDGKIYGLLMMTRNYQIVYNKKAFAAAGIDKFPQTPEEFYAAAVKLTKKGITGEQNYGYAFATTQKDYGFYEDIVLWVNCFGGNFARDGKVTATDPNTIKGLAFMKSLFDAGVTPKGVGFDQTQQWLAEGKLGMLHGGPFVYKFIEQRFPDKIQDIGFAGLPSPNHTSTGGPQNVLVIPAAAKNSDAAWEFMKFLAQPDWQRKFPEMTFSLPGMGDALSPDFQAKYPWFKIFADAQPYTITIAPPGFEIYFSEWQKLVGDKVEGMFYNNRPPAQVAQDIQKTLEEFVASKKK, encoded by the coding sequence ATGTTAAAACCAGCAAGGTTTCTGTGCAGTCTAGGGCTCATTCTGAGCCTGCTGCTCACCTCATGTTCCTTGGTAGCTCCCACTACAGCAACCCCCACTCCCCAGAAGCCACCGACGGTCGTCCGCTTTGCCAGCTGGCAATGGGGAGAGCCAGGCTTCGGTGATTTCTATCGGGCAGCAGCGAAAGCGTTCGAAGTGGCAAACCCTGCCATCCACATCGAAGAGTATAGTCTTCCGGTAAGCCAGTACTTTGACAAGATGCTTATTGAGGTCCAGTCCGGCTCGCCCGCAGACCTTATCATGCTACGGGGCGCCAACTATCTGCAGTACGTCAGCATGGGAGTGCTCAAGCCCCTTGACGACTATCTGGCCAAAACTGACATCCTCAGCCGCTGGGACCCGGCGCAGACCTCCGTCCTCAAAGTCGATGGAAAGATTTATGGCTTGCTGATGATGACGCGCAACTATCAAATCGTCTATAACAAGAAGGCTTTCGCCGCGGCGGGCATTGATAAGTTCCCGCAGACACCAGAAGAGTTCTACGCAGCAGCGGTAAAGCTGACAAAGAAGGGGATCACCGGTGAGCAAAATTATGGCTACGCCTTTGCCACAACCCAGAAGGACTATGGGTTCTATGAGGACATCGTGCTCTGGGTGAACTGCTTCGGCGGCAACTTCGCCAGAGATGGGAAAGTCACAGCGACCGACCCGAATACTATTAAGGGTTTGGCGTTCATGAAGAGCCTCTTTGATGCCGGCGTCACCCCCAAAGGTGTTGGGTTCGATCAAACGCAACAGTGGCTTGCCGAAGGCAAGTTAGGAATGTTGCACGGCGGCCCCTTCGTCTATAAGTTCATCGAACAGCGATTTCCTGACAAGATTCAGGACATTGGCTTCGCTGGCTTGCCCTCTCCCAACCACACTTCCACCGGTGGGCCGCAGAACGTTCTGGTCATCCCTGCTGCGGCCAAGAACAGTGACGCTGCCTGGGAGTTTATGAAATTTTTGGCCCAACCGGACTGGCAGCGCAAATTTCCCGAGATGACCTTTTCGCTTCCAGGCATGGGCGATGCTCTGAGTCCTGATTTCCAGGCAAAATATCCCTGGTTCAAGATCTTTGCTGATGCTCAACCTTACACCATCACCATCGCGCCCCCTGGCTTCGAGATTTATTTCAGCGAGTGGCAGAAACTGGTGGGGGATAAGGTGGAGGGGATGTTCTATAATAACAGGCCACCGGCTCAGGTCGCCCAGGATATCCAGAAGACGTTGGAAGAGTTTGTCGCGAGCAAGAAGAAGTAG
- a CDS encoding sugar ABC transporter permease, whose protein sequence is MLVMGLIILYPVAYAIWLSLHQVDYLRPQTGRPFIGLANYGRLLGQADFWHATWVTFVYAVGTMLGSFLIGLVTALLLNEKFRGRIVARTIIILPWAVPYIAAILTWEWMLDNDYGVINYILIKSGFIVKGITWLVDPWAAMFAVLMVTVWTQYPFVTLMHLAGLQGIAPELYEAAIVDGAGALNRFRYITWPGLKGVNTAIIILLAIWSLKRFTIIYVMTGGGPVGATETLVIQTYRQAFSFYNMGYATAIGTIILLVSLTFSLVYLGVQMRRGEL, encoded by the coding sequence ATGCTTGTGATGGGTCTGATCATCCTTTATCCCGTCGCCTACGCCATCTGGCTGAGCCTGCATCAGGTGGACTACCTGCGTCCACAGACAGGGCGCCCTTTCATTGGGCTGGCAAACTACGGACGTCTCCTCGGTCAAGCCGACTTCTGGCATGCGACCTGGGTAACGTTCGTCTATGCAGTGGGTACCATGCTCGGTTCCTTTCTCATCGGTCTCGTCACGGCCCTGCTGCTGAACGAGAAGTTTAGGGGAAGGATTGTCGCCCGTACCATCATCATCCTCCCCTGGGCTGTGCCATATATCGCGGCCATCCTCACTTGGGAGTGGATGCTCGACAATGACTACGGTGTAATCAACTACATCTTGATCAAATCTGGATTCATTGTCAAAGGAATCACCTGGCTTGTAGACCCTTGGGCAGCCATGTTCGCCGTCCTGATGGTGACCGTGTGGACACAATACCCCTTCGTTACCCTGATGCATCTTGCTGGCCTGCAAGGGATCGCACCTGAACTCTACGAAGCCGCCATCGTTGACGGGGCGGGAGCGTTGAACCGCTTTCGCTACATTACTTGGCCCGGCCTAAAGGGGGTTAATACAGCCATCATCATCCTACTGGCGATATGGTCCCTCAAACGCTTCACGATCATCTATGTGATGACCGGGGGTGGTCCAGTGGGTGCCACTGAAACGTTGGTGATACAAACCTATCGACAAGCCTTTTCCTTCTATAACATGGGCTATGCTACGGCCATTGGTACGATCATTCTGTTGGTTTCGTTGACTTTCAGTTTAGTATATTTAGGTGTCCAGATGCGGCGTGGGGAGTTATGA
- a CDS encoding carbohydrate ABC transporter permease, which yields MVASTRQYSRFGHKLGAWVRSVLLYIIVIITSVIAFFPLYWMCVTSMLSRGHIFVFPPAFLPPRLSLASFAEIMEARPLLLWFGNTLLVTVSAAVLALFVSTFGAYSLSRFRYRGRLTIITLNLITQMLPAPLLVIPLYVIFRDFHLLDTYVGLIAAYTTFTLPLCIWTLKGFFDSVPVEIEEAAMIDGCSHIGALFHIVLPLSLPGLAATTLFALITGWNEFILPVTLINSQSKWVMGVGLSSFIGEYLISWNQIAAAAIVMVLPIVVAFAFLQQYLIGGLASGGLKG from the coding sequence ATGGTTGCAAGTACACGGCAATACAGCCGGTTCGGCCATAAGTTAGGCGCCTGGGTGAGATCGGTTCTGCTCTATATTATCGTCATTATCACTTCTGTGATTGCGTTCTTCCCCTTATATTGGATGTGCGTCACCTCCATGTTGTCGCGCGGCCATATATTCGTCTTTCCCCCCGCTTTCCTGCCACCGCGGCTCAGCCTTGCTAGTTTTGCTGAGATTATGGAGGCCAGACCCTTGCTGCTCTGGTTTGGCAACACGCTGCTGGTCACTGTGAGCGCAGCGGTTCTTGCCCTCTTCGTTTCTACCTTTGGCGCTTACAGCCTGTCGCGCTTTCGCTATCGAGGGCGGTTGACAATAATTACCTTGAATCTCATCACCCAGATGTTGCCTGCACCACTCCTTGTCATCCCGCTGTATGTGATCTTTAGAGACTTCCATTTACTTGATACGTATGTGGGCCTTATCGCCGCGTACACTACCTTCACCCTCCCCTTGTGTATCTGGACCCTTAAGGGTTTCTTTGATAGCGTCCCCGTTGAAATAGAGGAGGCAGCAATGATAGATGGCTGCTCGCACATCGGCGCGCTCTTCCACATCGTTCTGCCCTTATCACTGCCCGGGCTGGCGGCGACGACTCTCTTTGCGCTCATCACCGGTTGGAACGAGTTCATCCTGCCGGTAACATTGATTAACAGTCAATCCAAGTGGGTGATGGGGGTAGGCCTCAGCAGTTTCATTGGTGAATATCTTATCAGCTGGAACCAAATTGCCGCCGCGGCGATTGTTATGGTCTTGCCCATCGTAGTGGCCTTTGCCTTCTTGCAGCAATACCTCATTGGTGGTTTGGCCAGTGGTGGGTTGAAGGGTTAA
- a CDS encoding CehA/McbA family metallohydrolase, with amino-acid sequence MRWYKGNLHTHTTNSNDGKSTPQELCNWYRDHGYDFLAFTDHDHITDETDYQSPDGLLTIRGEEVSSNHLLALNVWDLINKQLPMQEKVEHVCQQGGCCIVAHPNWQHDHWPLALLESTVGYIGIEIFNANITTLEGSAFALDKWDQLLTKGRQVWGMASDDVHDLARGLAGRGWVVVRAPELSQAAILGALVRGDFYASTGVELETLSMDKGTLYIAACQAQEIIFIGEGGQILERVGGSVARYISRGDEKYVRAECRGPQGAAYTQPLFVSPSSFGR; translated from the coding sequence ATGAGGTGGTACAAAGGAAATCTACACACACATACAACGAACAGCAACGATGGCAAATCCACGCCTCAAGAGCTATGCAACTGGTATCGGGATCACGGGTACGACTTCCTGGCGTTCACCGACCACGACCACATCACCGATGAGACGGATTACCAATCACCCGACGGCTTACTGACAATCCGCGGCGAGGAGGTGAGCAGCAACCACTTGCTCGCGCTAAACGTGTGGGATCTGATAAATAAGCAGTTGCCCATGCAGGAGAAAGTTGAGCATGTGTGCCAGCAAGGCGGGTGCTGCATCGTTGCACACCCCAACTGGCAGCACGATCACTGGCCGCTGGCGCTGTTAGAGTCCACCGTGGGCTACATCGGCATAGAAATCTTCAATGCCAACATCACCACCCTGGAAGGGTCGGCCTTTGCGCTCGACAAGTGGGATCAACTGTTAACCAAAGGACGCCAGGTGTGGGGGATGGCTTCAGACGATGTGCACGACCTGGCGAGAGGCTTAGCTGGTCGTGGCTGGGTCGTAGTCCGTGCACCTGAATTGAGCCAGGCGGCGATCCTGGGCGCGCTGGTACGCGGCGATTTCTACGCCTCCACTGGTGTTGAGTTGGAAACGCTTTCGATGGACAAGGGCACGCTTTACATTGCGGCATGCCAGGCTCAGGAGATCATCTTCATTGGCGAGGGAGGACAGATTTTGGAACGGGTAGGGGGAAGTGTAGCTAGGTACATCTCTCGGGGTGATGAGAAGTACGTGCGCGCGGAATGCCGGGGTCCGCAAGGAGCAGCTTACACCCAGCCATTGTTCGTCTCCCCGTCGTCCTTTGGTCGCTAG
- a CDS encoding pyridoxal phosphate-dependent aminotransferase, with product MKLASRMNRLGTETAFEVLVRARALEAKGMDVVHLEIGEPDFDTPRNIIDAGIQALNSGYTHYGPSAGLPELREAIAEDISRSRGIKVNANQVVVTPGGKPIMSFVIIALVDEGDEVIYPNPGFPIYESMINFVGGKPVPIPLREENDFRMDVAELRSKVGPKTKLIIINSPHNPTGGILSDDDLRQIAEVAVANDIPVLSDEIYCRIIYEGKHTSIATFPGMAERTIILDGFSKTYAMTGWRLGYGVMPEGLAPHIARLMTNTVSCTASFTQRAGIEGLKGPQDEVERMVAEFRRRRDVIVEGLNSIPGITCRKPHGAFYVFPNVKGVGMSSRAFADYLLNEAGVAGLSGASFGEYGEGYIRLSYANSIENIEKAIDRIGKAVSRLPVKV from the coding sequence ATGAAGCTAGCTAGTCGAATGAATCGTCTGGGAACAGAAACGGCCTTTGAAGTGTTGGTGCGCGCCAGAGCCCTCGAGGCCAAGGGGATGGATGTCGTCCACCTGGAGATCGGCGAACCGGACTTCGATACCCCCCGCAACATCATCGACGCCGGTATTCAAGCTCTGAACTCCGGTTATACGCACTACGGCCCCTCTGCCGGTCTTCCCGAGCTACGGGAGGCTATCGCTGAGGATATCTCCCGAAGCAGAGGGATCAAGGTCAACGCCAACCAGGTCGTAGTCACACCAGGTGGTAAGCCAATAATGTCCTTCGTCATCATCGCCCTCGTTGATGAAGGCGATGAGGTGATTTACCCTAACCCCGGCTTTCCCATCTATGAGTCTATGATCAACTTCGTCGGCGGTAAGCCGGTGCCCATCCCGCTGCGTGAGGAGAACGATTTCCGCATGGACGTGGCTGAGCTGCGGTCAAAGGTCGGCCCGAAGACAAAGCTGATTATCATCAACTCACCTCACAATCCAACCGGCGGCATCCTTAGCGACGATGATCTACGCCAGATAGCCGAGGTAGCAGTAGCTAACGACATCCCCGTGCTCTCTGATGAGATCTATTGCCGCATAATCTACGAAGGGAAGCACACCAGCATAGCGACCTTTCCCGGTATGGCTGAGCGGACTATCATCCTGGATGGCTTCTCCAAGACCTACGCTATGACGGGCTGGCGGTTGGGTTATGGCGTGATGCCGGAGGGGCTCGCCCCCCATATCGCCCGTTTGATGACCAACACCGTTTCCTGTACAGCTTCCTTCACGCAACGGGCCGGCATAGAGGGTCTTAAGGGGCCCCAGGATGAGGTAGAGCGGATGGTGGCTGAGTTCAGGCGGCGGCGCGATGTCATCGTTGAAGGATTGAACAGCATTCCCGGCATCACCTGTCGCAAGCCCCACGGTGCCTTTTATGTCTTCCCTAACGTAAAGGGGGTAGGGATGAGCTCGCGGGCTTTCGCTGACTACCTGCTGAACGAGGCAGGCGTAGCCGGCCTCTCAGGGGCTTCGTTTGGCGAGTATGGTGAGGGATACATTCGGCTTTCCTACGCCAACTCCATCGAAAACATTGAAAAGGCCATCGACCGAATCGGGAAAGCAGTAAGCCGACTACCGGTAAAGGTTTAG